One Pyrus communis chromosome 4, drPyrComm1.1, whole genome shotgun sequence genomic region harbors:
- the LOC137731317 gene encoding cyclin-T1-4-like isoform X1, with translation MSFARNYRSQGGTTGEEYWPTFGRNDFKNVHNFNHRNNNNWNRSRTSSFAKNYNNFPNFQNYVGGYKEYADNSNYFNPESAPSFKRRKFSDSTWGDGGRHYLPPNTYEFVSSTCNNYLPYARSPNTYEFVLSACNNYLPYARSNGDASASTTGKRDRSKLDEDELPFMSRDEIERCSPSRKDGIDSVREAHLRYSYCSYLQNLGLRLDLPQTTVATAMVLCHRFFARRSHACHDRFLIATATLFLAAKSEETPRPLNTVLRMSSEIFHKQDISFLSYMLPIDWFEQYRERVTEAEQMILTTLNFELGVQHPYAPLTSILNKLGLSQTVLVNLSLSLVSEGLRSSLWLQFKPYHIAAGAAYLAAKFLNLDLDSYKNIWQEFQATPDILQAVAQQLMELF, from the exons ATGTCTTTTGCACGTAACTATCGCTCACAAGGGGGCACCACTGGTGAAGAGTATTGGCCCACCTTTGGTAGAAATGACTTCAAAAACGTCCACAACTTCAACCACCGGAACAACAACAACTGGAACAGGAGCAGGACCAGTAGCTTTGCTAAGAATTATAACAATTTCCCCAATTTCCAGAATTACGTGGGTGGTTATAAGGAGTACGCTGATAATTCTAATTATTTCAATCCTGAAAGTGCACCATCGTTTAagaggagaaaattttcagattCTACTTGGGGTGATGGTGGGAGACATTATCTGCCACCCAACACATATGAGTTTGTCTCGTCTACCTGCAATAATTATCTTCCTTATGCAAGATCACCCAACACATATGAGTTTGTCTTGTCTGCCTGCAATAATTATCTTCCTTATGCAAGATCCAACGGTGATGCCTCTGCATCTACTACTGGTAAACGTGACCGCTCAAAATTAGATGAGGATGAACTGCCCTTTATGTCAAGGGATGAGATAGAGAGATGCTCCCCGTCTAGAAAAGATGGTATAGATTCAGTACGTGAAGCACACTTGCGCTACTCATATTGTTCTTACCTTCAGAATCTTGGATTGCGGCTTGACTT GCCCCAGACTACTGTCGCTACAGCAATGGTTCTCTGCCATCGGTTTTTCGCCCGGCGATCACACGCTTGCCATGATAGATTT TTGATTGCTACTGCCACTCTTTTCCTAGCTGCAAAGTCCGAGGAGACACCACGCCCTTTGAATACTGTGTTGAGAATGTCTTCTGAGATTTTCCATAAGCAGGATATCAGTTTCTTGTCCTATATGCTCCCCATT GACTGGTTTGAGCAGTATCGGGAACGGGTGACTGAGGCTGAGCAAATGATACTGACCACTCTAAATTTTGAACTTGGTGTGCAGCATCCATATGCACCACTTACGTCTATTCTTAACAAATTAGGTCTCTCACAAACTGTTCTGGTGAATCTGTCCTTAAGCTTGGTCAGTGAAGG gcTTCGGAGTTCTCTGTGGCTCCAGTTCAAACCGTATCATATTGCGGCAGGAGCTGCCTACCTTGCCGCAAAGTTTCTAAATTTGGATCTTGattcttataaaaatatatggCAGGAATTCCAAGCTACACCAGATATTCTTCAAG CCGTTGCTCAGCAGTTGATGGAACTCTTCTAG
- the LOC137731317 gene encoding cyclin-T1-4-like isoform X3 translates to MSFARNYRSQGGTTGEEYWPTFGRNDFKNVHNFNHRNNNNWNRSRTSSFAKNYNNFPNFQNYVGGYKEYADNSNYFNPESAPSFKRRKFSDSTWGDGGRHYLPPNTYEFVSSTCNNYLPYARSPNTYEFVLSACNNYLPYARSNGDASASTTGKRDRSKLDEDELPFMSRDEIERCSPSRKDGIDSVREAHLRYSYCSYLQNLGLRLDLPQTTVATAMVLCHRFFARRSHACHDRFLIATATLFLAAKSEETPRPLNTVLRMSSEIFHKQDISFLSYMLPIDWFEQYRERVTEAEQMILTTLNFELGVQHPYAPLTSILNKLGLSQTVLVNLSLSLVSEGLPCMPS, encoded by the exons ATGTCTTTTGCACGTAACTATCGCTCACAAGGGGGCACCACTGGTGAAGAGTATTGGCCCACCTTTGGTAGAAATGACTTCAAAAACGTCCACAACTTCAACCACCGGAACAACAACAACTGGAACAGGAGCAGGACCAGTAGCTTTGCTAAGAATTATAACAATTTCCCCAATTTCCAGAATTACGTGGGTGGTTATAAGGAGTACGCTGATAATTCTAATTATTTCAATCCTGAAAGTGCACCATCGTTTAagaggagaaaattttcagattCTACTTGGGGTGATGGTGGGAGACATTATCTGCCACCCAACACATATGAGTTTGTCTCGTCTACCTGCAATAATTATCTTCCTTATGCAAGATCACCCAACACATATGAGTTTGTCTTGTCTGCCTGCAATAATTATCTTCCTTATGCAAGATCCAACGGTGATGCCTCTGCATCTACTACTGGTAAACGTGACCGCTCAAAATTAGATGAGGATGAACTGCCCTTTATGTCAAGGGATGAGATAGAGAGATGCTCCCCGTCTAGAAAAGATGGTATAGATTCAGTACGTGAAGCACACTTGCGCTACTCATATTGTTCTTACCTTCAGAATCTTGGATTGCGGCTTGACTT GCCCCAGACTACTGTCGCTACAGCAATGGTTCTCTGCCATCGGTTTTTCGCCCGGCGATCACACGCTTGCCATGATAGATTT TTGATTGCTACTGCCACTCTTTTCCTAGCTGCAAAGTCCGAGGAGACACCACGCCCTTTGAATACTGTGTTGAGAATGTCTTCTGAGATTTTCCATAAGCAGGATATCAGTTTCTTGTCCTATATGCTCCCCATT GACTGGTTTGAGCAGTATCGGGAACGGGTGACTGAGGCTGAGCAAATGATACTGACCACTCTAAATTTTGAACTTGGTGTGCAGCATCCATATGCACCACTTACGTCTATTCTTAACAAATTAGGTCTCTCACAAACTGTTCTGGTGAATCTGTCCTTAAGCTTGGTCAGTGAAGG TTTACCTTGCATGCCTTCCTGA
- the LOC137731317 gene encoding cyclin-T1-4-like isoform X2 produces MSFARNYRSQGGTTGEEYWPTFGRNDFKNVHNFNHRNNNNWNRSRTSSFAKNYNNFPNFQNYVGGYKEYADNSNYFNPESAPSFKRRKFSDSTWGDGGRHYLPPNTYEFVSSTCNNYLPYARSPNTYEFVLSACNNYLPYARSNGDASASTTGKRDRSKLDEDELPFMSRDEIERCSPSRKDGIDSVREAHLRYSYCSYLQNLGLRLDLPQTTVATAMVLCHRFFARRSHACHDRFLIATATLFLAAKSEETPRPLNTVLRMSSEIFHKQDISFLSYMLPIDWFEQYRERVTEAEQMILTTLNFELGVQHPYAPLTSILNKLGLSQTVLVNLSLSLVSEGIYTRLELIACMIFLAGGLICCSWNFCFTSEVELPIFCG; encoded by the exons ATGTCTTTTGCACGTAACTATCGCTCACAAGGGGGCACCACTGGTGAAGAGTATTGGCCCACCTTTGGTAGAAATGACTTCAAAAACGTCCACAACTTCAACCACCGGAACAACAACAACTGGAACAGGAGCAGGACCAGTAGCTTTGCTAAGAATTATAACAATTTCCCCAATTTCCAGAATTACGTGGGTGGTTATAAGGAGTACGCTGATAATTCTAATTATTTCAATCCTGAAAGTGCACCATCGTTTAagaggagaaaattttcagattCTACTTGGGGTGATGGTGGGAGACATTATCTGCCACCCAACACATATGAGTTTGTCTCGTCTACCTGCAATAATTATCTTCCTTATGCAAGATCACCCAACACATATGAGTTTGTCTTGTCTGCCTGCAATAATTATCTTCCTTATGCAAGATCCAACGGTGATGCCTCTGCATCTACTACTGGTAAACGTGACCGCTCAAAATTAGATGAGGATGAACTGCCCTTTATGTCAAGGGATGAGATAGAGAGATGCTCCCCGTCTAGAAAAGATGGTATAGATTCAGTACGTGAAGCACACTTGCGCTACTCATATTGTTCTTACCTTCAGAATCTTGGATTGCGGCTTGACTT GCCCCAGACTACTGTCGCTACAGCAATGGTTCTCTGCCATCGGTTTTTCGCCCGGCGATCACACGCTTGCCATGATAGATTT TTGATTGCTACTGCCACTCTTTTCCTAGCTGCAAAGTCCGAGGAGACACCACGCCCTTTGAATACTGTGTTGAGAATGTCTTCTGAGATTTTCCATAAGCAGGATATCAGTTTCTTGTCCTATATGCTCCCCATT GACTGGTTTGAGCAGTATCGGGAACGGGTGACTGAGGCTGAGCAAATGATACTGACCACTCTAAATTTTGAACTTGGTGTGCAGCATCCATATGCACCACTTACGTCTATTCTTAACAAATTAGGTCTCTCACAAACTGTTCTGGTGAATCTGTCCTTAAGCTTGGTCAGTGAAGG GATCTACACAAGATTAGAGTTGATCGCCTGTATGATATTCTTAGCTGGCGGATTGATTTGCTGTTCATGGAACTTTTGTTTTACTTCTGAAGTTGAACTGCCGATATTTTGTGGATGA
- the LOC137731859 gene encoding long chain acyl-CoA synthetase 6, peroxisomal-like — protein sequence MAHDANPVSSAVICSLEAKTNVPTVLRMDSAAAQRRLKAINRHLATGVDSESPLRANPTAGEFFSKHGYSVVLPEKLDTGKWNVYRSARSPMKLVSRFPDHPEIGTLHDNFVHSVETFRDYKYLGTRIRVDGTVGDYKWMTYGEAGTARSGIGSGLIYHGIPKGSSIGLYFINRPEWLIVDHACSAYSYISVPLYDTLGPDAVKYIVNHAVIQVIFCVPQTLNSLLSFLADIPTVRLIVVVGGMDDQMPSLPSSAGVKVVTYSKLLSQGSSSLQPFCPPKPEDVATICYTSGTTGTPKGAVLTHGNLIANVAGATIAIKFYPSDVYISYLPLAHIYERVNQVMTAYFGVAVGFYQGDNLKLMDDMAALRPTIFSSVPRLYNRIYAGITNAVQTSGVLRERLFNAAYNAKKQALLSGKNPPPMWDRLVFNKIKAKLGGRVRFMTSGASPLSPDVMQFLKICFGGEVAQGYGMTETSCIISVMDGDDNICGHVGSPNPACEIKLVDVPEMNYTSDDQPYPRGEICVRGPIIFQGYHKDEVQTREVVDEDGWLHTGDIGLWLPGGRLKIIDRKKNIFKLAQGEYIAPEKIENVYAKCKFIAQCFVYGDSFNSYLVAIVAVDPDALKAWADSEGIKFEDVGKLCNDPRARAAVLADMDAVGREAQLRGFEFVKAVTLVLEPFTLENGLLTPTFKIKRPQAKEYYAKAISAMYSELAVSESSTR from the exons ATGGCTCACGACGCCAATCCAGTTTCTTCTGCTGTGATCTGCTCATTGGAAGCTAAGACGAACGTCCCAACGGTACTTCGGATGGATTCAGCGGCAGCTCAGCGTCGCCTTAAAGCAATCAACCGCCACCTCGCCACAGGCGTTGACTCCGAGTCCCCTCTCCGGGCCAATCCCACCGCCGGCGAGTTCTTTTCCA AGCATGGGTACAGTGTGGTGCTTCCAGAGAAATTAGACACAGGAAAGTGGAATGTATACAG ATCTGCACGCTCCCCAATGAAGCTTGTTAGTAGATTCCCTGATCATCCTGAAATTGGTACACTGCATGATAATTTTGT GCATTCAGTTGAAACTTTCCGAGATTACAAATACTTGGGCACACGAATTCGTGTTGATGGAACAGTTGGAGA TTACAAGTGGATGACATACGGAGAAGCAGGTACTGCTCGGTCAGGAATAGGTTCTGGCCTAATTTATCATGGAATACCAAAG GGATCTTCAATTGGATTGTATTTTATTAACAGACCTGAGTGGCTCATTGTTGATCATGCCTGCTCTGCGTATTCGTACATATCAGTTCCTTTGTATGACACTCTAG GTCCAGATGCTGTCAAGTATATTGTAAATCATGCTGTTATACAAGTTATCTTTTGTGTGCCTCAAACATTGAATAGT ttgttgagcttcttggcGGATATTCCAACTGTACGCCTGATTGTG GTTGTTGGGGGGATGGATGATCAAATGCCATCTCTTCCATCATCGGCTGGAGTGAAGGTTGTAACATACTCAAAATTGCTGTCTCAG GGCTCTAGTAGTCTTCAGCCTTTTTGCCCACCAAAACCAGAGGATGTTGCAACAATATGCTACACAAGTGGTACAACAGGCACCCCAAAG GGAGCTGTATTGACTCATGGAAACTTGATTGCAAATGTTGCTGGGGCCACGATTGCTATCAAATTCTACCCATCCGACGT CTACATATCATATCTTCCTTTGGCACACATTTATGAGCGGGTTAACCAGGTCATGACAGCATACTTTGGAGTTGCTGTTGGATTCTACCAAGGG gataatttaaaattaatggaCGATATGGCAGCTCTAAGACCTACCATCTTCAGCAGTGTTCCTAGGCTGTATAACAGAATATATGCGGG TATTACAAATGCGGTCCAGACATCTGGTGTACTGAGGGAGAGGCTATTTAATGCTGCTTACAATGCCAAGAAGCAGGCACTATTAAGTG GAAAAAATCCACCCCCCATGTGGGATAGATTGGTATTCAATAAGATAAAGGCTAAGCTAGGAGGACGAGTTCGTTTTATGACGTCAGGTGCTTCACCCTTGTCACCTGATGTAATGCAATTTTTGAAGAT ATGCTTTGGTGGTGAAGTGGCCCAAGGGTATGGAATGACTGAGACTTCTTGTATTATTAGTGTTATGGATGGGGATGACAACATATGTGGGCATGTTGGCTCTCCTAATCCAGCTTGTG AAATAAAGCTTGTTGATGTTCCAGAAATGAACTATACATCTGATGATCAACCGTATCCCCGTGGTGAAATCTGTGTGAGGGGTCCTATTATATTCCAAGGATATCACAAAGATGAAGTGCAGAC GAGGGAAGTGGTCGACGAAGATGGATGGCTTCATACTGGAGACATTGGGTTGTGGTTACCTGGAGGTCGTCTGAAAATTATTGATAG GAAGAAGAACATTTTCAAGTTGGCACAGGGAGAGTATATAGCTCCAGAGAAAATCGAGAATGTCTATGCCAAGTGCAAGTTTATTGCCCAGTGCTTTGTTTATG GCGACAGCTTTAATTCTTATTTAGTAGCGATTGTCGCAGTCGACCCGGATGCATTGAAAGCATGGGCTGATTCTGAAGGCATTAAG TTTGAAGATGTAGGGAAACTATGCAATGACCCAAGAGCAAGAGCAGCTGTATTGGCCGATATGGATGCTGTTGGCAGGGAAGCTCAG TTGAGAGGTTTCGAATTTGTAAAAGCCGTGACACTGGTGCTTGAACCGTTCACATTGGAGAATGGACTGCTCACTCCAACATTTAAG ATCAAGAGACCTCAAGCAAAGGAGTACTATGCAAAAGCAATATCGGCCATGTATTCAGAGCTCGCCGTTTCTGAATCCTCCACTCGATAG